In the genome of Flavobacterium panacagri, one region contains:
- a CDS encoding nuclear transport factor 2 family protein, translated as MEKKYPLPPFTLETALEKIQLAEDAWNSQDPERVSKAYTINSEWRNRSQFINGRDEIVAFLTGKWQKELNYKLKKEYWAHTDNRIAVRFVYEYQNEQGKWFRAYGNENWEFDENGLMQRRFASINDLEIKEEDREFQ; from the coding sequence ATGGAAAAGAAATATCCGTTACCGCCATTTACTTTAGAAACGGCTCTGGAAAAAATACAATTAGCAGAAGACGCTTGGAATAGTCAAGATCCAGAGCGTGTTTCTAAAGCATATACCATAAATAGTGAATGGCGCAACAGATCGCAATTCATTAACGGACGAGATGAGATTGTAGCGTTTCTAACTGGAAAATGGCAGAAAGAGTTAAACTACAAACTCAAAAAAGAATATTGGGCACATACCGATAACCGAATTGCAGTTCGTTTTGTTTATGAATATCAAAACGAACAAGGTAAATGGTTTAGAGCGTATGGTAATGAAAATTGGGAATTTGATGAAAATGGTTTAATGCAGAGACGATTTGCGAGCATAAATGATCTGGAAATCAAAGAAGAGGATAGAGAGTTTCAATAA
- a CDS encoding alpha/beta fold hydrolase: MKTTYHTKKINGVEIFYREAGDKKNPTLVLLHGYPTSSHMFRNLINDLSDKYHLIAPDYPGYGRSEQPPIADFKYTFENIASIVTSLLKELDIQKYSLYLMDYGAPIGFRIATANPEKIDSLIIQNGCAYEEGLETFWDPFKVYWKDINNKEAENTLSGFHKPDGLKWQYTHHVPDPSVISPDNWEIDLRHLERPENNEIQLAMFYDYQTNVKLYPQFQEYFRKYQPETLIVYGKDDYIFPGVGAEAFKKDLKNLEFHLFATGHFALESFGEEIGALIEDFLDRKVSK; the protein is encoded by the coding sequence ATGAAAACAACTTACCACACAAAAAAAATCAACGGAGTTGAAATTTTTTACAGAGAAGCAGGAGACAAAAAAAATCCAACTTTAGTATTATTGCATGGTTACCCAACTTCTTCTCACATGTTTAGGAATTTGATAAATGACTTATCAGATAAATATCATTTAATAGCGCCTGATTATCCAGGTTACGGAAGAAGCGAACAACCTCCAATAGCTGATTTTAAATACACTTTTGAAAATATCGCTTCTATCGTAACTTCACTTTTAAAAGAATTAGATATTCAAAAATACAGTCTGTATTTAATGGATTATGGTGCACCAATTGGTTTTAGGATTGCAACTGCTAATCCTGAGAAAATTGACAGCTTAATTATCCAAAACGGATGTGCTTACGAAGAAGGTTTAGAAACGTTTTGGGATCCTTTTAAAGTATATTGGAAGGACATCAACAACAAAGAAGCAGAGAATACTTTGAGTGGCTTTCACAAACCAGATGGGTTAAAATGGCAGTACACGCACCATGTGCCAGATCCAAGTGTAATTTCTCCTGATAACTGGGAAATAGATTTAAGACACTTGGAACGACCAGAAAATAATGAAATTCAATTAGCCATGTTTTATGACTATCAAACGAACGTAAAATTATATCCACAGTTTCAGGAATATTTCAGAAAATACCAGCCCGAAACACTTATTGTATACGGAAAGGACGATTACATTTTCCCGGGTGTAGGAGCAGAAGCATTTAAAAAGGATTTGAAAAATCTTGAGTTTCATCTTTTTGCTACAGGACATTTTGCTTTGGAAAGTTTTGGAGAAGAAATAGGAGCATTAATTGAAGATTTCTTGGACAGAAAAGTTTCTAAATAA
- a CDS encoding AraC family transcriptional regulator, producing the protein MEIRKVTGQVSFDTTSTDLTFVWNRGLSMTIMVNQIVYELLENDIIILTSHHQIENIGFESARLIKFNLPFINDIGSEVENSLKGTLFFNVTSVPILSIEESELHAFENYWDVFCKEMKSKDNLQYDMLQSILKQLIILCARKLKKEKIFIKTQPEADILREFRFLVENYFVKHHDVAFYASKLNKSPKTLSNLFSSLSDRTPIDIIHERIMVHARKQIFYTTKSIKEIAYDLGYEDIQTFSRFFKNKEGLSPMQYRERTRLSSS; encoded by the coding sequence ATGGAGATTAGAAAAGTAACTGGCCAAGTTTCTTTTGATACCACTTCGACGGATCTGACTTTTGTTTGGAATAGGGGCTTATCAATGACAATTATGGTGAATCAGATCGTTTACGAGCTACTGGAAAACGATATTATTATCCTAACCAGCCATCATCAGATTGAAAACATAGGTTTTGAATCGGCTAGGTTAATAAAATTCAATCTTCCTTTTATAAATGATATTGGCAGTGAAGTTGAAAACAGTTTAAAAGGGACATTGTTTTTTAATGTAACGAGTGTACCAATATTATCCATTGAAGAGAGCGAACTTCATGCTTTCGAAAATTACTGGGATGTTTTTTGCAAAGAGATGAAATCTAAAGACAATCTGCAATACGATATGCTGCAGTCTATTTTAAAGCAGCTTATAATTCTATGTGCTAGGAAATTAAAAAAAGAAAAGATTTTTATAAAGACTCAGCCGGAAGCCGATATTTTGAGAGAGTTTCGATTTTTGGTCGAAAATTATTTTGTAAAACATCACGATGTGGCTTTTTATGCTTCAAAACTGAACAAATCTCCCAAAACATTATCCAATTTGTTTTCTTCCTTATCAGATCGTACTCCAATAGATATCATTCACGAAAGGATTATGGTTCACGCGCGCAAACAGATTTTTTATACAACAAAATCGATTAAAGAGATTGCCTACGATTTGGGTTATGAAGACATTCAAACCTTCAGCAGGTTTTTTAAAAATAAAGAAGGGTTATCTCCAATGCAGTACAGGGAAAGAACAAGACTATCGTCAAGTTAG
- a CDS encoding glycoside hydrolase family 43 protein produces MKFIRVSILAIMATMYSSQSYSQSMEFNNPIAEKRADPWVHKTASGEYYLIATVPEYDRIVLRKANSINGLKEAKEKEIWHKHKTGVMANHIWAPELHWIDGKWYIYFAAGEAENKWNIRIWVLSNSSADPMQGKWTEEGQIKTKIDSFSLDATTFVHNGKRYLIWAQNVRGGKHGTALVLSEMKNPTTLTGPEIVITEPEFGWEREKYNVNEGPAVIQKNGKIFVSYSASATNHNYCMGLLWINENTDLLNAANWNKSPAPVFYTNPDLKRYGPGHNSFTTSEDGKATIMIYHARDYKEIQGDELSDVNRATRARAVEWTESGFPDFMQNKKD; encoded by the coding sequence ATGAAATTTATTAGAGTATCTATTTTAGCCATAATGGCAACAATGTATTCATCCCAAAGCTATTCACAATCAATGGAATTCAATAATCCAATAGCAGAAAAACGTGCAGATCCTTGGGTGCATAAAACAGCTTCGGGTGAATACTACTTGATAGCTACAGTTCCCGAATACGATCGCATTGTACTAAGAAAAGCGAATAGTATTAACGGACTAAAAGAAGCTAAAGAAAAAGAAATCTGGCATAAACATAAAACAGGAGTGATGGCAAATCATATATGGGCTCCTGAGTTGCACTGGATTGATGGCAAGTGGTATATTTATTTTGCAGCTGGAGAGGCTGAAAATAAATGGAATATAAGAATTTGGGTATTATCCAATTCATCAGCCGATCCAATGCAAGGCAAATGGACAGAAGAAGGCCAGATTAAAACTAAGATAGATTCCTTTTCTTTAGATGCTACAACATTTGTACACAATGGTAAGAGATATTTAATCTGGGCGCAGAATGTAAGGGGAGGAAAGCATGGAACAGCTTTGGTTTTATCAGAAATGAAAAATCCGACAACGCTTACAGGTCCAGAAATCGTTATTACAGAACCTGAATTTGGCTGGGAAAGAGAAAAATATAATGTAAATGAAGGACCAGCAGTCATTCAAAAAAACGGAAAAATATTTGTTAGTTATTCTGCTAGTGCTACAAATCATAATTATTGCATGGGATTACTTTGGATTAATGAAAATACCGATTTGCTAAATGCGGCTAATTGGAATAAATCTCCAGCTCCTGTTTTTTATACGAATCCAGATTTAAAGCGATATGGTCCAGGCCACAATTCATTTACAACTTCTGAAGATGGAAAAGCGACTATAATGATTTACCATGCAAGAGATTACAAGGAAATTCAAGGAGATGAATTGTCGGATGTAAATCGTGCAACCCGAGCCCGTGCTGTAGAATGGACAGAAAGCGGTTTTCCTGATTTTATGCAAAACAAAAAAGATTAA
- a CDS encoding serine hydrolase produces the protein MNKLYFLFCLLWLACTYGQSKQDKQLEKKLDELLSSKFSLSEPGIEVLVAKKGEIVYNKAFGSANLELNVPIKPDMVFKLGSITKQFTAVAILQLVEQGKISLKDNLQKFIPDYPSYSQNITIENLLTHTSGIKDYMQIDYQEPYLERRDFKPKELIDLFKNVPLEFDPGTKYKYSNSGYYLLGYIIEKVSGKSYSAYLQENILKPLALNHTYFDNSNNIIPNRVNGYRKDGKVFKNTDYWSMTIAYAAGELISNTEDLLKWNEGLYSYKILKKETLEKAFVPFKLKDGSVVEYGYGWILKNVNGIKSIEHGGAITGFLTNEIYYPEEKVFVAALFNCECAPKDELSVDIASLVLGKTFQQEIKMDNALLNEYTGIYTLSTDTKRTITITNENGQLWAKISGQGTIPLIFQSDTKFQFKNVLGAECEFVKENGKVTKLNISQNGNFEWKKNQ, from the coding sequence ATGAATAAATTATATTTTCTTTTTTGTCTTTTATGGTTAGCTTGTACTTATGGACAATCTAAACAAGACAAACAATTAGAAAAAAAGCTGGATGAACTGCTTTCTTCTAAATTTAGTCTATCGGAACCTGGCATTGAAGTTTTGGTGGCAAAAAAAGGAGAAATCGTTTATAATAAAGCTTTTGGTAGTGCAAATCTAGAATTAAATGTACCTATTAAACCTGATATGGTTTTTAAGCTGGGTTCTATAACGAAACAATTTACAGCTGTGGCGATTTTGCAATTAGTAGAGCAAGGTAAAATCTCTCTAAAAGATAATCTGCAAAAATTTATACCTGATTATCCATCCTATTCTCAAAACATAACTATTGAGAATCTATTGACTCATACTTCAGGAATAAAGGATTATATGCAGATTGATTATCAGGAACCTTATTTAGAAAGAAGAGACTTTAAACCAAAGGAACTTATTGACCTTTTTAAAAACGTTCCATTAGAATTTGACCCGGGCACTAAATATAAATACAGTAATTCAGGCTATTATTTGTTGGGATATATTATCGAAAAAGTAAGCGGTAAAAGTTATAGTGCTTATTTGCAGGAAAACATTCTGAAACCTTTGGCTTTAAATCACACGTATTTTGACAATTCCAACAACATTATTCCTAACCGAGTAAATGGATATCGAAAAGACGGTAAAGTATTTAAAAATACTGATTATTGGAGTATGACTATTGCGTATGCTGCAGGTGAATTGATTTCAAATACGGAAGATTTATTAAAATGGAACGAAGGATTATATTCGTATAAAATTCTAAAAAAAGAAACTTTAGAAAAAGCATTTGTGCCCTTTAAATTAAAAGATGGAAGCGTTGTAGAATATGGTTACGGCTGGATATTAAAAAATGTAAATGGGATAAAATCAATTGAACATGGTGGAGCTATTACAGGATTTTTAACTAATGAAATTTATTATCCCGAAGAAAAAGTATTTGTTGCTGCATTATTTAATTGTGAATGTGCTCCAAAAGATGAATTATCGGTTGATATTGCCAGTCTTGTATTAGGGAAAACATTTCAGCAGGAAATAAAAATGGATAATGCTTTATTAAATGAATATACTGGTATTTATACCTTATCAACAGACACAAAAAGAACAATCACAATCACAAATGAAAATGGACAATTATGGGCTAAGATTTCTGGACAGGGAACAATTCCATTAATTTTTCAATCGGATACAAAATTCCAGTTTAAGAATGTTCTGGGCGCAGAATGTGAGTTTGTGAAGGAAAATGGAAAGGTGACAAAACTTAACATAAGTCAGAACGGGAATTTTGAATGGAAAAAAAATCAATAG